One genomic region from Natrinema caseinilyticum encodes:
- a CDS encoding SH3 domain-containing protein codes for MTDESYESGRSDDSRRSFMKKGAAAASAVALGTAATAGTATAQDNNQALVFSYDYFPNSDFTVVSQLQQSTTVDVLQVDEETVSEISQPDDYTGYVIRYDQGGDTAGVTTFLFMRNGGMSTGDSGTLGTDASMFSSELNLLETTTDGGNGGDGGMDDGGNGGGNGGGNGGGNGGDGGNGGGN; via the coding sequence ATGACAGACGAAAGCTACGAAAGCGGACGATCAGACGATTCGCGTCGCTCGTTCATGAAGAAGGGAGCAGCCGCTGCGAGCGCAGTCGCGCTTGGCACGGCAGCTACCGCTGGAACGGCGACTGCACAGGACAATAACCAGGCTCTGGTGTTCTCCTACGACTACTTCCCCAACAGCGACTTCACGGTCGTCTCCCAGCTTCAGCAGAGCACGACGGTCGATGTCCTGCAGGTCGACGAAGAAACGGTGTCTGAAATCTCCCAGCCCGACGATTACACCGGTTACGTTATCCGGTACGACCAGGGAGGCGACACCGCTGGCGTGACGACGTTCCTCTTCATGAGGAACGGAGGAATGAGCACGGGCGACAGCGGAACGCTCGGCACCGATGCCTCGATGTTCAGTTCCGAGTTGAACCTGCTCGAGACGACGACTGACGGCGGTAACGGCGGAGACGGCGGAATGGACGACGGCGGTAACGGCGGCGGTAATGGCGGCGGTAACGGCGGCGGTAACGGCGGAGACGGTGGTAACGGCGGCGGTAACTGA
- a CDS encoding calcium-binding protein, giving the protein MTDENYDGENDRTEQSLLKKGTIAAGTAGIATVGAAATATAQDDDDDDGLVFAYNYFPGESCEIISLLQQSATVDILRVDGDTVSEISQPDDYTGYVIRYDRGDGDSSGTTTFLFTRGDDLSEGDSVEIGEEAEMFSPELNLLGADLD; this is encoded by the coding sequence ATGACGGACGAAAATTATGACGGCGAGAACGATAGAACCGAACAGTCGCTCCTAAAGAAGGGAACGATAGCCGCGGGCACGGCCGGTATCGCTACAGTCGGAGCGGCCGCAACTGCCACCGCACAGGATGACGACGATGACGACGGGCTGGTGTTCGCCTACAATTATTTTCCAGGAGAGAGCTGCGAAATCATCTCCTTGCTCCAGCAAAGCGCGACAGTCGACATCCTGCGAGTCGATGGGGATACGGTGTCGGAAATCTCCCAGCCCGACGATTATACCGGTTACGTGATCCGCTACGACAGGGGCGATGGCGATTCGTCCGGAACGACGACGTTCCTCTTTACGAGAGGGGACGATTTGAGCGAGGGCGATTCCGTGGAGATCGGCGAAGAAGCCGAGATGTTCAGCCCCGAACTCAACCTTCTCGGCGCAGACCTGGACTGA
- the acnA gene encoding aconitate hydratase AcnA — translation MPTDDYSDAIREFEHDGETYKMADLTVLEDEGLCDLDSLPVSIRILLESVLRNADGETIDADAVRAAASWEPDVPDAEVPFTVSRVVLQDLTGVPAVVDLAALRSAADRKGVDPTVVEPEVPCDLVIDHSVQVDHFGSEDAYEKNVEIEYERNEERYRAIKWAQQAFDEFNVVPPGTGIVHQVNLEHLGRVVHDREVDGEQWLVPDTLVGTDSHTPMIGGIGAVGWGVGGIEAEAALLGQPINMSLPEVVGVRLSGDLPDGATATDLVLHITEKLRQVGVVDKFVEFFGPGVSQLSVADRATISNMAPEQGSTISMFPVDEKTLEYLELTGRDPDHIDLVREYLEAQGLFGEQDPEFTEVVEFDLGDVEPSLAGHKKPHARIPMGDLDEHFPTLLEQEGVIPSGAAESDGGLVAENTPQLDEKVPVELDDGTEVEIGHGDILVSAITSCTNTSNPSVMVAAGLLARNAAEQGLEVPEYVKTSLAPGSRVVTEYLKRAELLDDLEELGYHVVGYGCTTCIGNAGPLPEPVEEAIDEYDLWTTSVLSGNRNFEARIHPKIKANYLASPPLVVAYGLAGRMDIDLENEPIGTNDDGEAVYLEDVWPDTEEVRETIHDSISPEMFEEKYASIYEGDERWEALDAPTGEVYDWDSESTYIREPPFFQDFPLEEPGVDNVEDARALLTLGDTVTTDHISPAGPFGEDLPAGQWLKERGVEPYEFNTYGSRRGNHEVMMRGTFANVRIENQLLDGVEGGYTIHHPTGDETTVFEASERYREDDTPLIVMAGEELGTGSSRDWAAKGTDLLGIRATIGKSYERIYRDNLIGMGVLPLQFEDGEGWEELGLEGDEYFQIEGLEDGLEPNAELTVTAEDDDGEVTEFDVIAQVDTPMAVEYVENGGVLHLVLRRLLTEEL, via the coding sequence ATGCCAACTGACGACTACTCGGACGCGATCCGGGAGTTCGAACACGACGGCGAGACGTACAAGATGGCTGACCTCACAGTTCTCGAGGACGAGGGACTCTGTGATCTGGACTCGCTGCCGGTAAGCATCCGGATCCTGCTCGAGTCGGTGTTGCGAAACGCCGACGGCGAGACGATCGATGCCGACGCCGTCCGCGCGGCGGCCTCGTGGGAACCCGACGTGCCGGACGCCGAGGTCCCGTTTACGGTCTCGCGGGTCGTCCTGCAGGACCTGACGGGCGTGCCGGCGGTCGTCGACCTCGCGGCGCTGCGATCGGCGGCCGACCGCAAGGGCGTCGACCCGACGGTCGTCGAGCCCGAAGTCCCCTGTGACCTCGTGATCGACCACAGCGTGCAGGTCGACCACTTCGGGAGCGAGGACGCCTACGAGAAGAACGTCGAGATCGAGTACGAGCGCAACGAGGAGCGCTATCGCGCGATCAAGTGGGCCCAGCAGGCGTTCGACGAATTCAACGTCGTTCCGCCGGGAACGGGCATCGTCCACCAGGTCAACTTAGAGCACCTCGGCCGCGTCGTCCACGACCGCGAGGTCGACGGCGAGCAGTGGCTCGTCCCCGACACGCTCGTCGGCACCGACAGTCACACCCCGATGATCGGCGGTATCGGCGCCGTCGGCTGGGGCGTCGGTGGCATCGAGGCCGAGGCCGCGCTGCTCGGCCAGCCGATCAACATGAGTCTGCCGGAAGTCGTCGGCGTCCGCCTCTCGGGCGACCTCCCCGACGGTGCGACGGCGACCGACCTCGTGCTTCACATCACCGAGAAGCTCCGCCAGGTCGGCGTCGTCGACAAGTTCGTCGAGTTCTTCGGCCCCGGCGTCTCGCAGCTGTCGGTCGCCGACCGCGCGACGATTTCGAACATGGCCCCCGAGCAGGGCTCGACGATCAGCATGTTCCCCGTCGACGAGAAGACCCTCGAGTACCTCGAACTGACGGGTCGCGACCCCGACCACATCGACCTCGTCCGCGAGTACCTCGAGGCCCAGGGCCTGTTCGGCGAACAGGACCCCGAGTTCACCGAGGTCGTCGAATTCGACCTCGGCGACGTCGAACCCAGCCTCGCGGGCCACAAGAAGCCCCACGCCCGCATCCCGATGGGCGACCTGGACGAGCACTTCCCGACGCTGCTCGAGCAGGAGGGCGTCATCCCCTCTGGCGCCGCCGAGAGCGACGGCGGACTCGTCGCAGAGAACACGCCTCAACTCGACGAGAAGGTCCCGGTCGAACTCGACGACGGCACCGAAGTCGAGATCGGCCACGGCGACATCCTCGTCAGCGCGATCACGTCCTGTACGAACACCTCGAACCCGTCGGTGATGGTCGCGGCCGGCCTGCTGGCACGCAACGCGGCCGAGCAGGGACTCGAGGTGCCCGAGTACGTCAAGACCAGCCTCGCACCCGGGAGCCGGGTCGTCACGGAGTACTTGAAGCGTGCGGAGCTGCTCGACGACCTGGAGGAACTCGGCTACCACGTCGTCGGCTACGGCTGTACGACCTGCATCGGTAACGCCGGCCCGCTGCCGGAGCCGGTCGAGGAGGCCATCGACGAGTACGACCTCTGGACCACGAGCGTCCTCTCGGGCAACCGCAACTTCGAAGCCCGCATCCACCCGAAGATCAAGGCCAATTACCTCGCCAGCCCGCCGCTGGTCGTCGCCTACGGCCTCGCGGGGCGGATGGACATCGACCTCGAGAACGAACCGATCGGTACCAACGACGACGGCGAGGCGGTCTACCTCGAGGACGTCTGGCCGGACACCGAGGAAGTCCGCGAGACGATCCACGACAGCATCTCGCCCGAGATGTTCGAAGAGAAGTACGCGAGCATCTACGAGGGCGACGAGCGCTGGGAGGCCCTCGACGCCCCGACCGGCGAGGTCTACGACTGGGACTCCGAGTCGACGTACATCCGCGAGCCGCCGTTCTTCCAGGACTTCCCGCTCGAGGAACCCGGCGTCGACAACGTCGAGGACGCCCGCGCGCTGCTCACGCTCGGCGACACCGTGACGACCGATCACATCAGCCCCGCCGGGCCGTTCGGCGAGGACCTGCCCGCCGGCCAGTGGCTCAAAGAACGCGGCGTCGAACCCTACGAGTTCAACACCTACGGCTCCCGGCGCGGCAACCACGAGGTCATGATGCGTGGCACCTTCGCGAACGTCCGCATCGAGAACCAACTGCTCGACGGCGTCGAAGGCGGCTACACCATCCACCACCCGACCGGCGACGAGACGACCGTCTTCGAGGCCTCCGAGCGCTACCGCGAGGACGACACGCCGCTGATCGTCATGGCCGGCGAGGAACTCGGGACCGGCTCGAGCCGTGACTGGGCCGCGAAGGGGACCGACCTGCTCGGCATCCGAGCGACCATCGGCAAGAGCTACGAGCGGATCTACCGCGACAATCTCATCGGCATGGGCGTCCTGCCCCTGCAGTTCGAAGACGGCGAGGGCTGGGAGGAACTCGGCCTCGAGGGCGACGAGTACTTCCAGATCGAAGGCCTCGAGGACGGCCTCGAGCCCAACGCCGAACTGACCGTGACCGCCGAGGACGACGACGGCGAGGTCACCGAGTTCGACGTGATCGCACAGGTCGACACGCCGATGGCGGTCGAGTACGTCGAGAACGGCGGCGTCCTGCACCTCGTGCTGCGACGACTGCTCACCGAGGAACTCTAA
- a CDS encoding PIN domain-containing protein, with the protein MKVLDATFLIDYLDGVEATHAFYEENGGDEIRWIVPVPALAEVLVGEGNLPNGDVDDARADLAWTDVHPVDQRTAATAGRIADKIEPGGPYLDGPDALIAAVGRELDAPIVSGDGDLTHKKTKAIVDVEEY; encoded by the coding sequence ATGAAGGTCCTCGACGCGACGTTTCTGATCGACTATCTCGACGGCGTCGAGGCGACACACGCGTTCTACGAAGAGAACGGCGGCGACGAGATTCGATGGATCGTCCCGGTTCCAGCACTCGCGGAGGTCCTCGTCGGAGAGGGCAATCTTCCGAACGGAGATGTCGATGACGCCCGTGCGGACCTGGCGTGGACAGACGTTCACCCCGTCGACCAGCGAACGGCAGCCACGGCGGGACGGATCGCAGATAAAATCGAACCAGGTGGGCCGTATCTGGACGGTCCAGACGCGCTGATCGCTGCGGTCGGACGCGAACTCGATGCGCCGATCGTCTCCGGCGACGGCGATCTCACTCACAAGAAAACGAAGGCGATCGTGGACGTCGAGGAGTACTGA
- a CDS encoding antitoxin VapB family protein: MGVADEQIRVSKSVKRKIERRQRADESYNDALERILDETDTGDFYDGFGRWSDEEADQVRERRRKSKEKRKQRMRERANDGS; encoded by the coding sequence ATGGGAGTCGCAGACGAACAGATCCGAGTGAGCAAGTCGGTGAAGCGAAAGATCGAACGGCGTCAGCGGGCCGATGAGAGTTATAACGACGCCCTCGAGCGAATTCTCGACGAGACGGATACCGGAGACTTTTACGACGGGTTCGGACGGTGGTCGGACGAGGAGGCCGACCAGGTCCGTGAACGGCGCCGAAAATCGAAAGAAAAGCGGAAGCAACGAATGCGCGAGCGCGCAAATGACGGTTCATGA
- a CDS encoding MarR family transcriptional regulator translates to MSIASQPAMNEAYDPTTNEEDVLEILEEGRATPKYLKERTNLNDQQINYALNQLIAAGWVNKVTTGLYELEGDPRNE, encoded by the coding sequence GTGAGTATCGCTTCACAACCGGCGATGAACGAAGCGTACGATCCGACAACGAACGAAGAGGATGTCCTCGAAATTCTCGAGGAGGGGCGGGCAACGCCGAAGTATCTCAAAGAACGGACGAATCTCAACGACCAACAGATCAACTACGCTCTCAACCAATTGATCGCCGCCGGATGGGTAAATAAGGTCACGACCGGTCTGTACGAACTCGAAGGCGATCCACGAAACGAGTGA
- a CDS encoding winged helix-turn-helix domain-containing protein has protein sequence MVNEQYTPTEKDEQILEALKGGRDRGDPWGRANPRWLMDETGLSKSNVEFCLRSLRDAGWIHRPSRGLYELVEDPREENPN, from the coding sequence ATGGTCAACGAGCAATATACGCCGACCGAGAAGGACGAGCAAATTCTCGAGGCACTGAAAGGCGGCCGCGATCGCGGCGACCCGTGGGGCCGTGCGAACCCCCGGTGGTTGATGGACGAAACCGGACTTTCGAAGAGTAACGTCGAATTCTGCCTTCGGAGTCTCCGAGACGCCGGATGGATCCACCGACCCTCGAGGGGACTCTACGAACTCGTCGAGGATCCGAGAGAGGAAAACCCAAACTGA